The genomic stretch ACTAATCTCAATCGTCTTCAGGGTTGTACTAAAACACACAGGCAAGGgatcaaatataaaatttgcATCCTCTTTAGCAAGCGAAACCTCTCCCTGAATTGTTAAAAACACATACAACAAATGAAAATTTTTCCAATTCGTAAATAGCAATGAACTTTCTGGTCCAAATGAGGTTACTACCTGAAATCTAAGAACCCGAAGACAGGGCGAGTTTCGCAATAGTGTCAGTAATTCTTCATACAAATTGAACAATTCTACGGGTTTGCTTAGGTCCAAATCTAGTTCACCCAAATTACAAAATAAAGGTAGTCTGAAAGACATCGATTCGCTGAGTGCCTGCCATGTGCAGTCAAATTCAAAGAAAGGCCAACAAATTAATTGAAATAGAATGAAGACTCATAGATATTTTGTATGAAGATCAAACCTCAATAGAATCTGCAGATATAGAAAGCTTCTCCACATTTGGGATCATGTTGAGAAATCTGAATGTGAAATCGCCTGAAGCTCCATGCCAGAAGTAACTAACCTGAATTGAGGCGTCAATCACGGTTGaataatataagaaaaaatCATTCATTCCATCGCCGTGATAAGTAAATGACTTCAGATTAGGTCCAACAATCAGTACTTTGCAGCGAATTGTATCACTCAGAAAACCTATCTCAATATCATCGTCGTCATACAACATATTATCTAAATACTCCTGTATATAAATCCGTCGAAGCAAGAGAGAATAAATAGAAACAGCTCGAACATTTTTCAAATTGCAATTGATTAGGGACAAATCCTCCAAAGCTGGGCAACCAAAGAAAAGCTGTTGTGCTGAAGAACTATCAGGGAATATAATGTTAGACAAGGTCAAAGTCCGAAGGCACCGAAAATGAACGGAAGAAGGAAGCTTCAAGACATGCTGCATATCCAATGTAAACTTTGTCAATGTGGCACACGTAAACAGTTGGTCAGGGAAGACCAATGGTTCCTCAATCTCTTCAAGGTGAAGACATAGTTCTTGAATCTTAGGGTTGATGAAACCACATAGCCACTCATTAACCCGAGAAGCATCCTTATCAACCTTGCATGACAGAGAAAACTTCTCAAGAATGGAACAATTACAAGCTACAAGCAATCCGGTCACAAATTGCATGAATTGCTGCCTTTCCTCGGGTTTTCCCTCTTTCAACTCAATATTGGAGATATCCCTCCATAGATGCTCCCATCTTTTGGAGAGTATACTCGTTTGAATTGCTTCTTTTGTGGGAAGGGAGGATATGATAAGCTGGAGAATCGCATCTGGTAGATCACATATACTGAAGCTACTCTCAACTTTTCCCTCTCCCTTTTCCCTTCCATTGCGATGCTTTTTGCGCTTCTTCAAAAGGCCCAGGCACCAAAGAGCTTTCCCTAGCAAACTAAACAAATGTTATGTCATTAACCTATTTGCCATTTTTCTAATTCAGTGAGTTAATGTTAAAACCCTAACAAAATCATGCACGCCATTTTTCTAATCCAGTGAGTTAATGTTAAAACCCTAACACAATCATGCACGCCATACCACAATCATGCACTCCGCGAGAGGGGTACAGAGCACCATTTCTTATGCGAAAgctttttgaaaaacaaaattagaAACAACACCGCATGCAATCGAAGAAGACGAGAGTGCTAACCGGAAAAGTAGCCGAGGCATTCGGAATGCACcgcttactctttttcttttggcACCTCAGAATCCAAAATCGGTTGAGTGCGCGCCACTGTAACAACAATTAAAGACTCAAgtcactaaaaaaaaaaaacctggaaattaaacattttaaaaaaggGAAAATTGTAATGCTTGCCTTAAattgataatattatttttatcaatccCGCTACGTTACCAACAGCATTTCTACCCACATCTGCCAACTCTTATCTATAACTGTGTTTAATAGAAGTATCTTTATGAAtatgtctaataaaaatatattttttatagctgtgtgtttaataaaaatgtctttacagatatattttttagatgtatctctttatatatgtgtttaaaatataataattaatcattATTGGCAATAAGTTCACAGATAATATGTTGGTACCttatactttttctatttttatttaacatatttttctcttaataTTAAGTAAACCATTAAAAATGGTATCGGATTATTAAATCGCTGAAAAAATAACTTgtgttttttaatttattttttaaaatttttatttattttttttaaccaaaGATAAGAGATTCGAACCCACAACATTTTAAATGAGTATAAAAAAACTATGTCATTTGAATTATTAGgcttaattatttttatttagttctCCAAATTTTATAAATGTAACTCATATGTGGAAAAGGGAATGTCATGCATACATTTTGGGTTCAATCTCGATAGTACTTAACAAAGATCTACCAATTTCTGCCGACTCTTATTTATGATTATATTTAATGGAATTGTCTTTGTAGATGTGTCTAGTGAAAATGTTTCTTTTTTATAACCATGTCTAATGAAAATATCTTTATGAATGTATTTCTTAGATGTGTCAatactaattataattaaaatataataattaattattattggcAATAAATTGGCATACAGTATGTTGGTatcctatacttttttttggttgggttttagaactcaaataaaaaatagtgtAAACTTTGGCTTTTTTTTGTATATGAAAGTAAAAGTAATGATATACTTTAACAttgtaattttttgtgtttttcaaaaGTATGGAAGATACACAAATAGGAGGGTCCGATTTCtacacttcaaatttttttatttttttaacagaaATTTCTCGGTCTCATTTCTGTACTCTCACAAATCCCTCGGTCCAATTTATGTACCTTCACAAATCAAACGGTctgatttttatttatctaattaaaCGATCTCACATTTAAAAATAACACCCCATTAACccacattttaaaaaaacacCGTTGCTACTCCAATATAAAAAGCAAAATTCTCGTAATCTTTTATTAAAACTGTTCATCTCAAagcaaataataatataaaatggTATCCTTTTTAGACTATTTAAACATGAACATCAAAATCACATCATTTTACATAATAACatgtgttcataccctggccctatgttaagggcccaggtccaatcgaaaggcctgatccaatagattaagcctagcaaagcacccacctccactcaagaggtcggtgtcaaccacgacttagtacgaagaagtcggttgtgagattagctggcagataaatactcattcaaatgagtaaccgcccctgaaatctctctaaccacttcataaagccatatcttaacctccctaagataatgggacggttaccaccctaaagatacggcactactccaacggtggttattggctcgccactataaatacactgacacccctcaggtatctctaagtccaatactctctaagacctgcttacacccttgctaacttaggcatcggagtgtccttgcaggtaccaccccccattcacacgcgagcacaagtcggacggagcctcccgagttgcggacctGCCCGGATTTCTCCTCCAttatacacttgggccgccaaaCGCCATTCGTtgtattaatctccggttacctaccgtaacaacatgttttttgttaacaataaaaataattttaaaaatattttaaaatgtaataaaaaataattataattgatgaataatttttgtattt from Arachis stenosperma cultivar V10309 chromosome 9, arast.V10309.gnm1.PFL2, whole genome shotgun sequence encodes the following:
- the LOC130948212 gene encoding F-box/LRR-repeat protein At4g14103-like isoform X1 codes for the protein MPRLLFRLLGKALWCLGLLKKRKKHRNGREKGEGKVESSFSICDLPDAILQLIISSLPTKEAIQTSILSKRWEHLWRDISNIELKEGKPEERQQFMQFVTGLLVACNCSILEKFSLSCKVDKDASRVNEWLCGFINPKIQELCLHLEEIEEPLVFPDQLFTCATLTKFTLDMQHVLKLPSSVHFRCLRTLTLSNIIFPDSSSAQQLFFGCPALEDLSLINCNLKNVRAVSIYSLLLRRIYIQEYLDNMLYDDDDIEIGFLSDTIRCKVLIVGPNLKSFTYHGDGMNDFFLYYSTVIDASIQVSYFWHGASGDFTFRFLNMIPNVEKLSISADSIEALSESMSFRLPLFCNLGELDLDLSKPVELFNLYEELLTLLRNSPCLRVLRFQGEVSLAKEDANFIFDPLPVCFSTTLKTIEISGITGKEEELFAIEILLQAASVLDKLCIKCYWFSFDLNDKRIGLKRSEELYKRILKYPKSSKDCEIEFK
- the LOC130948212 gene encoding F-box/LRR-repeat protein At4g14103-like isoform X2, whose translation is MPRLLFRLLGKALWCLGLLKKRKKHRNGREKGEGKVESSFSICDLPDAILQLIISSLPTKEAIQTSILSKRWEHLWRDISNIELKEGKPEERQQFMQFVTGLLVACNCSILEKFSLSCKVDKDASRVNEWLCGFINPKIQELCLHLEEIEEPLVFPDQLFTCATLTKFTLDMQHVLKLPSSVHFRCLRTLTLSNIIFPDSSSAQQLFFGCPALEDLSLINCNLKNVRAVSIYSLLLRRIYIQEYLDNMLYDDDDIEIGFLSDTIRCKVLIVGPNLKSFTYHGDGMNDFFLYYSTVIDASIQVSYFWHGASGDFTFRFLNMIPNVEKLSISADSIEALSESMSFRLPLFCNLGELDLDLSKPVELFNLYEELLTLLRNSPCLRVLRFQGEVSLAKEDANFIFDPLPVCFSTTLKTIEISGITGKEEELFAIEILLQAASVLDKLCIKCYWFSFDLNDKRIGLKRFLLSR